Genomic window (Candidatus Dadabacteria bacterium):
TTTTTCGCAATAAGTAGTTTTGGGATTAAAAAAAGTTTGTAAAAAAGTCTAATAAACTCAGTAAATATAAGGGTTTAAGGCTTGTTTAAATTGTGAATCAATCCAATCTCGCTTTGCAAGGTGTGCGAGTTCAAAACGCCCTGCTTTTATGAAAGGTGGACACCAATGACGAAACAAGAGAAGTATCCAGTTTATTTTCAGTCACTGATCGATGAGTTGCGGGAACAGCATAACTTTACGAATGCCCGTCGCCCCGGACAAGGAAAGCCTTATTACGCCTTTGCATCGGGCACGACTGGCATCAAGTATGTTGCAGGTTTTGACAGCAAAGGCGGACAAGTCTACACGGCACTCGGAATTTACTCTAAGGATCACGAAAAAAACAAAGCCATTTTTGATGCGCTCGAAGAACGAAAATCCGAAATTGAAGGACGGTTCGGTATGCAACTTGAATGGTATCGCCGCGACGACATCGTACGATCCTCCCTTGGTCTATGGCGTGAGGGAGACATTGATTCCGATGAACATGCCTTAGCAACCATCAAAGCATGGCATATTGAGAATCTACTCAAATTCAAAGCGGTGTTTACGTCTGAAATCCAACGGGCACGTGAAACATTGCAATCTTTCTAAAAAGAATCTGAATAACGAAAAGGAGACAATTATGTTCGTATTGACTGAAGATTGTGAGATTCTAAATCTCGCCCAATGCATAAAAATTGTTGTGGAAGGAAATCGGATTAACGCTTATGCTCCCATGAGTGGTTACCCGAGGAGTACAAATCTTATCGCCTGCTTTGATACGGAAGTCGAAGCAGGTTATGCCTACTTTGAATTATTCAAGTCTCTCAAGGCAGGTAAAAGGACATGGGATCCCTACGCCATCAAGCCGCTCTCCACCGTATGGGATAAAATCGACAAACATTTTGATAACAGTGATGTCCCTTGTGGGTTGACGGATCGTGCCCAAATCAGTGCCTTTCGTTTAGACCAAGTCACAATTACATACGAATCGGAGGTCAACCGTCGTTTCGGTAAGGAGGCTATCGCTGGATATCAGAAAAGAGTTGTGAGGAAACTCCGGGAACTTTTAGGCGACACGATGATTGAAGTCGAATGGACTTCTTGAGAGAACCAGTATGAGGGACCTGACCTCTCAACAACACCAAAATCCGACCCGTTTCCACCTGTTTTGACAGCACTTTCGCACCTTGCAATACGTAGGAGCATAAGGAAAAATGGAGGATAATAAAGCCAATTCCAACAAAAACAACTCTGATAAAGATACCTTTCAAAGAATGTTAGACCTCGCAAAGTTCGGTGCAGAGAGAATGGAGGAAAGACGAGGTGTTGAATTTAGGGTCTTTATTTCTTATATCACGCTCCTTGTTCTCGCGCTTTACCAACTTGTCAAACACCAAAATCCTATTCACGTTTTTATTAAACTGATCCTGCCAAAAGATTCTATCACTCTTGAGTTATGGGAATATATTGTGCTATATATCCTGGCATTATCTATCCACACTATATACGTGATGTGGCAAGTCGGTGTTGGTATCGCAATGGATAATGACGCATATCGAAGAAACGTTTACTTGAAAGAAGCGGAATCTCTTTCGGGGGTCACGCTTGAATATGAAGATTTCGTCGATGCTCCCAATAAAATAAAACCGATAACAAAATACCGACAGCAATTCAAGTATTTGTGGGTAATTTGCAAAGATTGGTCTCGTATGTTGTTGGTCACCATCCCTACGCTTCTCTTTATCATCGTTGTTCATTTGTTTATCAAGAAAACGCATTTGGAATGCATGTGCATCTCTGTCTGGAATGTCTTTATATTTATTGTACTTATGATTGTCTCGCTAATCCAAGGCTCTATCAGGAATAGAGATAAGTGTAAAAAGAAATCGGAGGTAAGCAACGTTTAAACAATCTGCCGTAGAGAGAATACGTTATCAGATTCGCGCGCAAAGAACTGCGTTTCTAACGACAAACACCATTTGAAGAACGCCACACTTAACGGTGTGATTGCTTCTGTGCCGAACCATATCTCTGCTAATTCGCAGACCCGGAAGCGACCGTTTCGTTCCATTTTTCGCACAAACACTGCGACTTCAAAAAGGATTCTGTCGTGACTCAACCGTCTCCCTCTTGAAATGCCTACATGTTTCTTTACGGGATACGCTTGACCGTTTTCAGGACGTTTCACATCTACGGCTGGACACGCTTTACGGACAGATTTAGACAACTCTTTTCGCGCCGCTGCATCACCGTGGACAAGAAACAGTTTACGCGGCTGCACTTTCTCAACCAAATCCAGCAGTTCCTTACTGTCCGCGTGTGCCGAAAGCCTGTAACGTTCCACTTGACATTTGACATCAAAGTCTTCTTGCTTGCTTAAATCCTCTAGCGCGCGTCCCGGTGTACCCTCCGCCTGATACCCGGTAATCGCAACCAAGTTCTTCTGATTTGAAACTAATTTGCTCGCGTAGTAGTTTGATATACCTCCGTTCAACATTCCTGAAGATGCGACGATGCAGCAAGGTTCTCCTGCCAAAATACTCTCGCGTTCATCAGGGGATTCAACCTTTTTTATCATATCGGTATAAAAAAGAGATTCACCTTGTTCCGCTTTACGTTTCAAAGGTCGCTGAAGTTCATCTGCAAAGTCTGAGTATATGTCATTGACCTTGCGCACCATCCCATCAACATAAACAGGAATCTCAGGAATTTCTTTGCGTTCCATTGCGTCCTTCAAAATTAGGATGACTTCCTGAGAACGCCCAACCGCAAACGCTGGCATCAACACTTTGTCACCTCCTGCGATCACTTCTGCGACATCCGCGGCAAGCCTTTTCGCTTCCTGTTTTCGGGACACTTCGTGTTGACGGTCGCCGTAGGTTGACTCCATCACCATTACATCGGGTTTGCACCATGAAGGCAGATCAAGACTCGGAATCGTCAGCTGTCTGCTAACAGACACATCGCCCGTCATCAAGATGCGTTCGTGCTTGCCTTGGATGTGAATCATTGCCGCGCCCAAAATGTGCCCGGCACGAATCCAAGTGGCTGTCACACCTGGACAGACTTCTATCGGTTCTAACCAGCCCACGGGTTTCATGCGGTTCAATACTGCGGCGACATCCGCCAGGGTATACCGCAGTTCCTCGCCATTTTCTTCCCCACGCTCCATCCGACGCGTACTGTCCTCTAACAAGACCTTTGTAATTGCTTGCGTCGCGGGCGGACAATATATTTTTACATGCGCGGACAACATATTGTGCAATACGGGCAGCGCACCTGTGTGATCGGTGTGCGCGTGTGTCAGAAGGACCGCGTCAGGCATACCGACCTTATCGAAGTCTGGGAAATCGGGCAATGGTGAGTCCTGTCCAGGCCCCATCCGGATACCCGCATCTACGAGAAGGCGCACGCCTTCAATTTCAATCAGTGTGGAGGAAGCACCAACTTCATTAGCACCGCCGAAAAAATGGAGGTTCATATTAACTCCTACCGTATAATGACATCACAAGTCGGATATTGGTATCCACTGGTGATATCCTGATGAAGTCGCCATAGCATACTTAAATGTGAGGCACTTGAGTCCTTCAAGGTGCTTGGCTTTAATAGAATAAAATGTGAGCGGTAGATATTGATCGGGTGAAAGAGATACCACAATCAACCCGTACCTATTAATCGTTGAAAGGTATCAAAAGCAGGACTATTGAGTCATAAAGTGAAATGTTTCTAATACCTGAAACGAAAGTGTGAGTGGAAAGGCTGACCTCGTAAGTATCACAGGCCAACCTCTCCCCATTCATCGTTATTTTCCCTTTCCTTTGGACGGGGCATTCTTTCTGCCGCCCCCGGAAGATTTACCGGGATTTTTGCTTGGCCAGCCGCCAGGTCCTTTGCCTCTACCGGCACCTCGGTTTCCGGTTTTACTCCCACGGTTACCGCCTGCACGGTTGCTACTTGATTTCGCCATTGTTACACTTCCTCCTTTATAGAAATTCATCGTTTTATGGATGGTTCCATTGCCTTTGACATGTTATCTGTTTGCAGATATAGAGTCCGCTCCAGTGAAAAGGATAGTAAAAAATTGAGACTGATATCCATTTCTATATTTTCAAGAAACAATCTATCCTTTCCGCTCATAGCGATCGTCTCTCTCACGCGTCCGGTGCAACTCTTTGCGACGCGTTCGCATTGCACCCGACTGATCGACTTTTACACCGAGCGTGATGAGATGCGCCTGCCGAAACCACCAGAACGCCTCAAACAACGGGCGACGGGGCGATGCCCCTTTCTCTATATTCGGTCTGTTCCGATCGAGATGCCGAACCTGTCTGTGCACACGCCTTGCATATTCCCGAACCCCTCTATCTGGATCGTTATTCAAGAGCCAGAACAGCGTCCGATGTGCCCGTCCCCCTGGATTGACACCCAGTACTTTCAACGCCTGAAC
Coding sequences:
- a CDS encoding DUF4268 domain-containing protein — encoded protein: MTKQEKYPVYFQSLIDELREQHNFTNARRPGQGKPYYAFASGTTGIKYVAGFDSKGGQVYTALGIYSKDHEKNKAIFDALEERKSEIEGRFGMQLEWYRRDDIVRSSLGLWREGDIDSDEHALATIKAWHIENLLKFKAVFTSEIQRARETLQSF
- a CDS encoding MBL fold metallo-hydrolase; the protein is MNLHFFGGANEVGASSTLIEIEGVRLLVDAGIRMGPGQDSPLPDFPDFDKVGMPDAVLLTHAHTDHTGALPVLHNMLSAHVKIYCPPATQAITKVLLEDSTRRMERGEENGEELRYTLADVAAVLNRMKPVGWLEPIEVCPGVTATWIRAGHILGAAMIHIQGKHERILMTGDVSVSRQLTIPSLDLPSWCKPDVMVMESTYGDRQHEVSRKQEAKRLAADVAEVIAGGDKVLMPAFAVGRSQEVILILKDAMERKEIPEIPVYVDGMVRKVNDIYSDFADELQRPLKRKAEQGESLFYTDMIKKVESPDERESILAGEPCCIVASSGMLNGGISNYYASKLVSNQKNLVAITGYQAEGTPGRALEDLSKQEDFDVKCQVERYRLSAHADSKELLDLVEKVQPRKLFLVHGDAAARKELSKSVRKACPAVDVKRPENGQAYPVKKHVGISRGRRLSHDRILFEVAVFVRKMERNGRFRVCELAEIWFGTEAITPLSVAFFKWCLSLETQFFARESDNVFSLRQIV